The Oryza brachyantha chromosome 6, ObraRS2, whole genome shotgun sequence region GTGGATATATCTGAATCTGAAGCACAGGTAAGAGCAGTTAATTAGGAGGGCATGATAAAAATAGCTTGTGCAGCTGTTATGCAGCCTTAAATAGAGTTGGGCATTGATAAAATCACTCTCTTTTCTTTACTTCAATTTGTGACTACTTCCCtacacaaaattaattaatggagtGATTCTATTTAGGttgaatattaattaattacaaggATTCCTAGCTATTTAACTACTAGATTTTGTTTCAATCCAAaggtaattaatcaatcaactaTTCTCTTGTTATTTCTCTTCATCTCCGccaaattgatttttttttagtttcatgAAATTTCGTTGAAATgcatgaatttaattttggttctCACCTCTTGTTGTTTTGATCAACATTTTCTTGTATTGATCAACATTTTGTGTGAAAAATGGTGTggaaatcgatcgatcgattgattaGGTGGTAAGAGAGGCATACCAAAGATCGCCGcatgcgcggcggcggcatggagGAGCAGCTgaagacgccggcggcggcgatgaagaAGCTGACGGTGCCGGAGAAGAAGTCCCTGCACGTGCTCCAGGCCTCCGCGTCGGGGAAGTTCTCGCTGACCACCTCGCcggaggcgccggcggtgaTGATGACGACGCCGAGGAAGCAGGCATCCGCCGCGCAGTCGAAGCATCTGCTGGGCGTGAGCCCccgggcggccgcggcggcgccgtcgtgccTCTGCTCGCCGACGACGCACGCCGGCTCGTTCCGGTGCAGGctccaccgcggcggcggcgggctcgcCGGCTCCGTCGGCTGCGGCCTCAGCGACATGGGCACCAAGAAGGCCGGCGTATGACGtcgtccatgcatgcatggcgtCGAGCTGGCTCCGGCGTGTAGCaatggccggcgcggcggcattAATTTTGTCCACCTGCTTAGATTTCTTTAATTTGTGATGATGCAGGGAAGGAGAAGAGATTGAGGGGCCCTAGCTCGATCTGCTGCACCACCCTTTCTTTTGTATTAATGATCTATGCTCATGCTATTAAGACCTTCGATCTTGAGATTAACTCAGCTGGCCGtgttatatttctttttatgaaaaagaaagtaggaataacaaaatatataagcattaACAAATTTTTAGGTTGCCGTAATGAGCTAAACTACCCATGTATCAGATGGAAACATAGGcattttatattgaaaaacaCTCAATGGTGCAGGTTTTACCATGAGTTAATCATATAAAACCTCATCTCCAATGTAAGCAACGAGGAGAGCGTtcctaattatatataattaaaattatctctaCCCGTTGCAACGCACGGTAATTTTTCtgatatttatgaaatttatttatcatctCGTTCATAgattaaagtaattttttttatccatttcATCTCATCATGTTCATAGATCaaagtaacttttttatttgtttctagTTTTATCATCTCGCCAGAGTCATAtatcaaagtaaaaaaaaaagggaaaaataattGTTGAGAGTGGGATTTGAACCCACGCCCTTTCGGACCAGAACCTTAATCTGGCGCCTTAGACCAACTCGGCCATCTCAACTTGTATATTATCGTAAAAACCACAGGCAACACATTAGTTGTACATTATTGTTAAAAACACTAGCACCAACAAGAGGTTGTTTACAAGATCACATGCTTTCTAGATGAAAGAGCACATGGACACATGGTTACAGTTGCAGTCAGCAAAAACAAGTTGGTTTAAGAAGCAACTGCACCTGCAAAACTTGAAATATCTGCACGATTGCTCGTAAATGGTGTAGAAAACCAGAATTATATACAAACGCTTTCAATGGATTGATTGAAAGTCCTCAAGGGAAGGGCCTATTTAAGAATCCAAAAGGCGACCAAAATCATTAC contains the following coding sequences:
- the LOC102714932 gene encoding uncharacterized protein LOC102714932 — translated: MRGGGMEEQLKTPAAAMKKLTVPEKKSLHVLQASASGKFSLTTSPEAPAVMMTTPRKQASAAQSKHLLGVSPRAAAAAPSCLCSPTTHAGSFRCRLHRGGGGLAGSVGCGLSDMGTKKAGV